A single window of Lytechinus variegatus isolate NC3 chromosome 8, Lvar_3.0, whole genome shotgun sequence DNA harbors:
- the LOC121420567 gene encoding LOW QUALITY PROTEIN: transcription factor Ovo-like 2 (The sequence of the model RefSeq protein was modified relative to this genomic sequence to represent the inferred CDS: inserted 1 base in 1 codon), whose product MGELGIEWVNRFVLRTKRTNADWVSTLALFIRDSPSSGKDVVQFRRRTLHGSKQKHSCSTCGSTFSTERAYTKHIKPRNTTIKRPCEKGFQDKFDLKRHCRTHTGVKPYKCNICQRSFTQRVSLACLETHISKVHGMXMTFGFKKRRKKIYVCEDCGNSATDAYDHYLHMWISHSRLAMPKRLRHKVMHKIKNISQDGNVKNEEELLADDMAVTKAIRCLRDLVESQG is encoded by the exons ATGGGTGAGTTAGGAATCGAGTGGGTGAA TCGTTTCGTTCTGAGAACGAAACGGACCAATGCAGATTGGGTTTCTACCTTAGCACTCTTCATCCGCGACTCTCCATCTTCTGGGAAAGATGTAGTACAGTTTCGTCGAAGAACATTACATGGGTCAAAGCAGAAACACAGTTGCAGTACCTGCGGCAGCACCTTTAGTACGGAGAGAGCATACACAAAACATATAAAGCCACGGAACACAACCATTAAAAGACCCTGTGAGAAGGGATTCCAAGACAAGTTCGATCTAAAAAGGCACTGCCGCACTCATACAG GTGTAAAGCCTTACAAATGCAACATCTGTCAACGCTCATTCACCCAACGCGTCTCCCTAGCATGCCTAGAGACCCACATCAGCAAGGTCCATGGAA CTATGACCTTTGGGTTCAAGAAGCGACGAAAGAAGATTTACGTGTGCGAGGACTGTGGGAATTCTGCCACGGACGCGTATGACCATTACCTTCACATGTGGATCTCACACTCGCGCCTGGCGATGCCCAAACGTCTTCGACATAAAGTGATGCACAAGATCAAGAACATCAGTCAAGATGGAAATGTTAAAAACGAGGAGGAACTTTTGGCAGACGATATGGCTGTCACCAAGGCGATTCGTTGTCTTCGAGATCTCGTAGAGTCTCAGGGTTAG
- the LOC121419785 gene encoding uncharacterized protein LOC121419785 isoform X2, giving the protein MQTMLLQLKTWIVLPLARLYYVNNSRVLIYTDTLDSGDRTTIGILPYEEAEVKQDMAKYGSKLFFIRDKLVEYDMMSKSVMIHDNITLSLKVGGTHTFSPQSLRITGIDYTEPVTIVDCPMDISVPISSSSADGTRQVSWTEPSLNAWSNCATLDFLGQGTNGGNFSEGIYNMSYQALDTRGNTDVCNFTVTVMNNDASTTVGSSINPQSGPTGGGTTPCSDGNPPSGNGIKTSCNVLQVATALFITMIAVFM; this is encoded by the exons TTCTCCCCTTAGCCCGATTGTACTACGTAAACAATTCACGAGTTTTAATTTATACGGATACACTCGACAGTGGGGATCGGACCACGATCGGGATCTTGCCTTATGAGGAAGCTGAAGTAAAGCAGGACATGGCAAAGTATGGAAGCAAGCTTTTCTTCATACGAGATAAGCTGGTGGAATACGACATGATGTCGAAATCCGTGATGATCCATGACAACATCACCCTGTCCCTGAAAGTTGGTGGCACGCATACATTCAGTCCTCAATCTCTTCGGATCACTGGCA TTGATTATACCGAACCCGTTACCATCGTTGATTGTCCTATGGACATCTCTGTACCCATCAGCAGTAGCTCGGCAGACGGCACACGGCAAGTTTCCTGGACTGAACCTTCTTTGAACGCTTGGTCCAACTGTGCTACCTTGGATTTTCTAGGACAAGGGACCAATGGAGGTAATTTCAGCGAGGGGATCTACAACATGTCATACCAAGCCTTGGATACGAGAGGAAATACAGATGTGTGTAACTTCACGGTGACAGTCATGAATAATG aCGCGTCTACTACGGTTGGCTCGTCCATCAATCCTCAGTCAGGGCCTACTGGAGGTGGCACTACACCCTGTTCGGATGGGAACCCACCGTCCGGGAATGGCATCAAAACCTCGTGTAACGTGTTGCAAGTAGCCACTGCCCTTTTCATAACCATGATAGCCGTATTTATGTAG